The following are from one region of the Amedibacterium intestinale genome:
- a CDS encoding nitrite/sulfite reductase, whose product MDKNLKQELLEEIEEFQVQTNRFLQKELSVKEFKGYSGGFGSYAQRGAQSFMLRLRMNQGVITKDRLKFICDVCEEHQVSKSHFTTCQTIQLHDLTGSEIPSIMKEALDHDIVCRGGGGDFPRNVMCSPLSGVDPKEAFDVRPYAEKTGEYLLSIINKYTLPRKLKVAFSNSAENETHATFRDLGFVANEDHTFDVYCAGGLGNNPKMGVKVGNHVPCKDILYYVSTMVLMFMEFGNYENRAKARTRYMQETLGSEQFVEEFKKKVELAKQGQSHDLYIEEPVLTKTGDGIIEGKRIFKQKQDGLYAVFYHPICGMITPAKLKELYTVMKDMEDVEIRITPQQSCYIINLTASEAQKVLAVTEDGARTQFECSVSCIGASTCQVGLRDSNGMLKTLIYYLRDKNYADNVLPKIFVSGCTSSCGTNQIGEIGLQGTIKVIDKKPLPAYQVSLYGNDKQNNERFGDIIGVLLEDDVCLFFDEIASKVSEKQMTYTTWKDECKEEFDTILNTYIKPLR is encoded by the coding sequence ATGGACAAAAATCTAAAACAAGAATTACTTGAAGAAATTGAAGAGTTTCAAGTACAGACAAATCGTTTTTTACAAAAAGAATTAAGTGTGAAGGAGTTTAAAGGATATAGTGGAGGATTTGGTAGCTATGCGCAGCGTGGAGCACAGAGTTTTATGCTTCGTCTTCGTATGAATCAGGGAGTCATCACAAAAGATCGATTAAAATTTATTTGTGATGTTTGTGAAGAACATCAGGTATCAAAATCACATTTTACAACTTGTCAAACCATACAGCTGCATGATTTAACAGGAAGTGAAATTCCATCTATTATGAAAGAAGCTTTAGACCATGATATTGTATGTCGTGGAGGAGGGGGAGATTTTCCTCGAAATGTAATGTGTTCTCCTTTAAGTGGTGTAGATCCAAAAGAAGCGTTTGATGTACGCCCTTATGCAGAAAAAACAGGAGAGTATTTATTAAGTATTATTAACAAATATACCCTTCCTAGAAAATTAAAAGTTGCTTTTTCAAATTCTGCAGAGAATGAAACACATGCTACATTCAGAGATTTAGGGTTTGTGGCGAATGAAGATCACACCTTTGATGTATATTGTGCCGGAGGACTTGGAAATAATCCTAAAATGGGTGTGAAAGTCGGAAATCATGTTCCTTGTAAAGATATCTTATATTATGTATCTACTATGGTTCTCATGTTTATGGAATTTGGAAATTATGAAAATCGTGCGAAAGCAAGAACTCGTTATATGCAGGAAACCTTAGGCAGTGAACAATTCGTTGAAGAGTTTAAAAAGAAAGTTGAACTTGCAAAACAGGGTCAAAGTCATGACTTGTATATAGAAGAGCCAGTTCTTACAAAAACAGGAGATGGTATTATAGAAGGAAAACGTATTTTTAAACAAAAACAAGATGGTTTATACGCTGTCTTCTATCATCCAATTTGCGGTATGATCACACCTGCGAAATTAAAAGAACTTTATACAGTTATGAAAGATATGGAAGATGTAGAAATACGTATCACACCTCAGCAAAGCTGTTATATCATCAACTTAACCGCAAGTGAGGCACAGAAAGTATTAGCAGTCACAGAAGATGGTGCACGCACTCAATTTGAATGCAGTGTTTCCTGCATTGGAGCTTCTACCTGCCAGGTAGGTCTTCGTGATTCTAATGGCATGCTGAAAACATTAATTTATTATCTTCGTGATAAAAATTATGCAGATAACGTGCTTCCTAAAATCTTTGTTTCTGGGTGTACAAGTTCTTGTGGAACAAACCAGATTGGAGAAATTGGTTTGCAGGGAACGATAAAAGTGATTGATAAAAAACCTCTTCCTGCTTATCAGGTAAGTCTGTATGGAAATGATAAACAAAACAATGAACGTTTTGGTGATATCATTGGCGTACTTCTAGAAGATGATGTATGTTTGTTCTTTGATGAAATCGCATCAAAAGTAAGTGAAAAACAAATGACTTACACAACATGGAAAGACGAATGTAAAGAAGAATTTGATACAATCTTAAATACATATATAAAACCTTTACGTTAA
- a CDS encoding transposase, which produces MDHYHVAQELHRRLDSIRLRIMKPLRCINTGKRIYEQEENYYILKHHNIFLFKHFERARTNEGKRLFDANLKRSYNKKLKKYMNPYDYAMKLISIHPDLEKAWKLKDEIAGFYCSCTLKNAPEEIERIIQDFLHSEIDELVKFGYTMINWKNEIVHSFIVSRAEYSISKKTGKAAVESKRINNAKIEKANSTIKTMIKSGNGYTNWERFRNRVMLILEKGIEFEIDEKDGRVKMVAKKEPEK; this is translated from the coding sequence GTGGATCACTATCATGTAGCTCAAGAATTACATCGAAGACTGGATTCAATTCGCTTAAGGATAATGAAGCCTTTACGATGTATAAACACCGGTAAAAGAATATATGAACAGGAAGAGAACTACTATATATTAAAGCACCACAATATCTTTTTGTTCAAACATTTTGAACGGGCAAGGACAAACGAAGGAAAGCGGTTGTTTGATGCGAATCTGAAACGTTCCTATAATAAAAAATTAAAAAAATACATGAATCCTTATGATTATGCCATGAAACTGATATCTATTCATCCGGATTTAGAAAAGGCTTGGAAGTTAAAGGATGAAATTGCAGGTTTTTATTGTTCGTGTACATTGAAAAATGCTCCTGAAGAAATAGAAAGAATCATACAAGACTTTTTACATAGTGAAATTGATGAACTTGTAAAATTCGGTTATACGATGATAAACTGGAAAAATGAAATCGTCCATTCATTTATCGTAAGTAGAGCAGAATACAGTATATCGAAGAAGACAGGAAAAGCAGCTGTCGAATCTAAAAGAATCAACAATGCGAAAATAGAAAAGGCGAACAGTACCATAAAAACGATGATAAAATCGGGAAATGGTTATACCAACTGGGAACGTTTTAGAAATCGTGTGATGTTGATCTTAGAAAAAGGCATCGAATTTGAAATTGACGAGAAGGATGGCCGAGTCAAAATGGTCGCAAAAAAAGAGCCTGAAAAGTGA